In Sorghum bicolor cultivar BTx623 chromosome 10, Sorghum_bicolor_NCBIv3, whole genome shotgun sequence, one genomic interval encodes:
- the LOC8083099 gene encoding uncharacterized protein LOC8083099 has protein sequence MAAGQSSTPWFFNFLKEGLLLPSHNRRLFGAVLTIIAVSTCLLLVGNDLAVQPLTDELDIDTKALNSTDPSTPEDIIQLIQKTKDDARALVLTSAAYLVLSEIIRSAIQIVVLFAAVATYSGELHTFGSLLGKVKAQLKGPVLTVAFVYALKIVYFVLLAAMIGLVLFLMIKKFLGLFLASLLLLVPSIVFLVYFSFVCSMSVVVAVAEPGCHGAGALGRAWRLLKGKRRRVMLLISVTGVLAAALTPVYTLAKRWELTNMAAGLLLRFLHSLLMAAVQLFAFCAMAALYYECKGSTEGSAAKYVKVSTKEQLDA, from the coding sequence ATGGCAGCCGGGCAAAGCTCGACCCCATGGTTCTTCAACTTCCTGAAAGAAGGCCTGCTCCTCCCTAGCCACAACCGGAGGCTCTTCGGAGCTGTCCTCACAATTATCGCCGTCTCCACCTGTCTCCTCCTCGTCGGCAACGACCTCGCCGTCCAGCCCCTCACAGACGAGCTTGACATCGACACAAAGGCGCTCAACAGCACCGATCCCAGTACCCCAGAAGACATTATTCAACTCATCCAAAAGACCAAAGATGACGCCCGAGCTCTCGTGCTCACCAGCGCAGCCTATCTTGTGCTTTCCGAAATCATCAGATCAGCCATCCAGATCGTCGTCCTCTTCGCCGCCGTCGCGACATACTCCGGTGAGCTGCACACCTTTGGGTCGCTCCTTGGCAAAGTCAAGGCGCAGCTGAAGGGCCCCGTACTTACGGTCGCCTTCGTCTACGCACTGAAGATCGTCTACTTCGTGCTTCTTGCTGCCATGATTGGGCTAGTCTTGTTCCTCATGATCAAGAAATTCCTGGGGTTGTTCTTGGCGTCGCTGCTCCTCCTGGTCCCCTCCATCGTCTTCCTCGTGTACTTCTCCTTCGTCTGCTCCATGAGCGTCGTCGTGGCGGTGGCCGAACCCGGTTGCCATGGCGCTGGAGCTCTTGGGCGGGCGTGGCGGCTGTTGAAGGGGAAGCGCAGACGGGTCATGCTTTTGATTTCTGTCACTGGCGTGCTCGCCGCTGCCTTGACCCCTGTCTACACTCTGGCCAAGAGATGGGAACTTACTAACATGGCAGCAGGGTTGCTCCTGAGGTTTCTGCACAGCCTGTTAATGGCCGCCGTGCAGTTGTTTGCTTTTTGCGCCATGGCCGCGTTATACTACGAGTGCAAGGGGAGCACGGAGGGATCGGCGGCGAAGTACGTCAAGGTTTCTACCAAGGAGCAACTTGATGCTTGA
- the LOC8067653 gene encoding uncharacterized protein LOC8067653 yields the protein MATKAKSSSSSCLSFLKDALLLPSKNPKLFVPVFFLVTASLLLLQITNVFCIQPRTADILHQLDEIKNMDPSSSDYAKLMAEIIKETRELVVISITLLIISFAESFARQIIAFFATSTTYAGDRYSLPELFTEVIMKGRRVRGPLITVAMVGVLNVACMLLLVALLQLAMRHMGVLYMAVLFVLPFLAFLYLNVVFFVAVAASVADADHRGVSALRLAWRLMTKVWRKEGCVLVVVVHLVATVPSPLYAVALACLKKSMPMGLALLSVYTLLGGLVQLFYYAAAMVYYYQAMESKEKEVMAHDDYVKIPTGEATTV from the coding sequence ATGGCTACCAAAGCCAAATCAAGCTCCTCGTCATGCCTCTCCTTCCTCAAGGACGCCCTGCTCCTTCCATCCAAGAACCCCAAGCTCTTCGTCCCTGTCTTCTTCCTGGTAACCGCTTCCCTCCTCCTTCTCCAAATCACCAATGTCTTCTGCATCCAGCCGCGCACAGCCGACATACTGCaccagctcgacgagatcaagAACATGGATCCCTCAAGCTCCGATTACGCCAAACTCATGGCGGAGATCATAAAGGAAACCAGGGAGCTTGTCGTCATCTCCATCACGCTCCTAATCATCAGCTTTGCAGAAAGCTTCGCCAGACAGATCATTGCCTTCTTcgccacctccaccacctacgCCGGCGACCGCTACTCGCTCCCTGAGCTCTTCACCGAGGTGATCATGAAGGGGCGTCGCGTGAGGGGCCCTCTAATAACCGTGGCCATGGTGGGCGTCCTCAACGTCGCGTGCATGCTCCTCCTCGTCGCGCTGCTGCAGCTCGCGATGCGCCACATGGGGGTGCTCTACATGGCGGTCCTCTTCGTGCTCCCGTTCCTCGCGTTCCTCTACCTCAACGTCGTCTTcttcgtcgccgtcgccgcgtcGGTGGCCGACGCGGACCACCGCGGCGTGAGCGCGCTCAGGCTGGCGTGGCGGTTGATGACGAAGGTGTGGAGGAAAGAAGGCTGCGTGCTGGTCGTCGTGGTCCACTTGGTGGCGACGGTTCCGTCCCCGCTCTACGCGGTGGCGCTCGCGTGCTTGAAGAAGAGCATGCCCATGGGACTGGCTCTGCTCTCCGTGTACACGCTGCTGGGCGGCTTGGTGCAGCTCTTCTACTACGCCGCAGCGATGGTGTACTACTACCAAGCCATGGAGAGCAAGGAGAAGGAGGTGATGGCCCATGATGACTACGTCAAGATCCCGACCGGTGAAGCAACAACTGTGTGA
- the LOC8067654 gene encoding uncharacterized protein LOC8067654: MATGQSSTPSFFNFLKEGLLLPSHNRRLFAAVFTVIAASTCLLLLGNDLAVQPLRDQLDQDKKALHSADPRTSSLADILQLIQKTKNDARALVLTSAAYSLFGAITKSAIQVVVVFAAVATYSGDKLLTFGSLLGKVKAQLKGPVLTLAFVYALEIAYVALLAAMSALLMFLKIKKYLGLLAVASLLFLVAVVFLLYFSFLCSMSVVVAVAEPGCHGAGALGRAWRLMKGKHRRAMLFVFVTALLAVALTLIYTLAKRCAVTDMGEGLLLGFLYSIFMSAVQLFAACAMAAFYYECKGSTTEASAVEYVKVSTKEQVDA; this comes from the coding sequence ATGGCAACCGGGCAAAGCTCGACTCCATCGTTCTTCAACTTCCTGAAAGAAGGCCTGCTCCTCCCTAGCCACAACCGGAGGCTCTTCGCAGCTGTCTTCACAGTTATCGCCGCCTCCACATGTCTCCTCCTCCTCGGCAACGACCTCGCCGTCCAGCCCCTCAGAGACCAGCTTGACCAGGACAAAAAGGCTCTCCACAGCGCCGATCCCCGTACCAGTAGCCTAGCAGACATTCTTCAACTCATCCAAAAGACCAAAAATGACGCCCGGGCTCTCGTGCTCACCAGCGCAGCCTATTCTCTGTTCGGCGCCATCACCAAATCCGCCATCcaggtcgtcgtcgtcttcgccgccgtcgcgACATACTCCGGCGATAAGCTGCTCACCTTCGGGTCGCTCCTTGGCAAAGTCAAGGCGCAGCTGAAGGGCCCCGTGCTCACGCTCGCCTTCGTCTACGCACTGGAGATCGCCTACGTCGCGCTTCTCGCTGCCATGTCCGCTCTGCTCATGTTCCTCAAGATCAAGAAATACTTGGGGTTGTTGGCTGTGGCGTCGCTGCTCTTCCTGGTCGCCGTCGTCTTCCTCCTCTACTTCTCCTTCCTCTGCTCCATGAGCGTCGTCGTGGCGGTGGCCGAGCCCGGTTGCCATGGCGCTGGAGCTCTCGGGCGGGCGTGGAGGCTGATGAAGGGGAAGCACAGACGGGCCATGCTATTCGTTTTTGTGACTGCCTTGCTCGCCGTTGCCTTGACTCTTATCTACACTCTGGCCAAGAGATGCGCCGTAACTGACATgggagaagggttgctcctggggTTTCTGTACAGCATCTTCATGTCCGCCGTGCAGCTGTTTGCAGCCTGCGCCATGGCCGCGTTCTACTACGAGTGTAAGGGGAGCACGACGGAGGCATCGGCGGTGGAATACGTCAAGGTTTCTACCAAGGAGCAAGTTGATGCTTGA
- the LOC8083457 gene encoding uncharacterized protein LOC8083457, translated as MATGQSSTLPFFSFLKQGLLLPSHNRRLFAAVFTITAACICLLHLGKDLAVQPLRDEIDLDTKALNSTDPSSPKFLQLTRKIQDDTRALLLTRAANFLFGAITRSAIRIIVLFAAVATYSGELHTFGSLLGKVKTQLKGLVLTLAFVYTLEVAYVALLGAMIGLLMCLMTMEYFGWFLVGALLLLVPLIFLVYFSFLCSMSVVVAVAEPGCHSAVALGRAWRLMKGKRRRAMLFISVTAVLAAALTPVYTLAKRCALTSMAVGLLLGFLYIILKAAVQVFAAGAMAALYYECKGSTEASAVGYVKVYTKEYQPDAHYA; from the coding sequence ATGGCAACCGGGCAAAGCTCGACCCTACCGTTCTTCAGTTTCCTAAAGCAAGGCCTGCTCCTCCCTAGCCACAACCGGAGGCTATTCGCAGCTGTCTTTACAATTACCGCCGCCTGCATCTGTCTACTCCACCTCGGCAAAGACCTCGCTGTCCAGCCCCTCAGAGACGAGATTGACCTCGACACAAAGGCGCTCAACAGCACCGATCCCAGTAGCCCAAAGTTTCTTCAACTCACCCGAAAGATCCAAGATGACACACGGGCTCTCTTGCTCACCAGAGCAGCCAATTTTCTATTTGGCGCCATCACCAGATCAGCAATACGGATCATCGTCCTTTTCGCCGCCGTCGCGACATACTCCGGTGAGCTGCACACCTTCGGGTCCCTCCTTGGCAAAGTCAAGACGCAGCTGAAAGGCCTCGTGCTTACGCTCGCCTTCGTCTACACACTGGAGGTTGCCTACGTCGCGCTTCTTGGCGCCATGATTGGGCTACTCATGTGCCTCATGACCATGGAATACTTTGGGTGGTTCCTTGTGGGGGCGCTGCTCTTACTGGTTCCCTTGATCTTCCTCGTGTACTTCTCCTTCCTCTGCTCCATGAGCGTCGTCGTGGCGGTGGCCGAGCCCGGTTGCCACAGCGCCGTCGCTCTTGGGCGGGCGTGGCGGCTGATGAAGGGGAAGCGCAGACGGGCCATGCTTTTCATTTCTGTGACTGCCGTGCTCGCCGCTGCCTTGACCCCTGTCTACACTCTGGCCAAGAGATGCGCACTTACTAGCATGGCAGTAGGGTTGCTCCTGGGGTTTCTGTACATCATCTTGAAGGCCGCCGTGCAGGTGTTTGCAgccggcgccatggccgcgttATACTACGAGTGCAAGGGCAGCACCGAGGCATCGGCGGTGGGGTACGTTAAGGTTTATACCAAGGAGTATCAACCTGATGCGCACTATGCATAA